From Mytilus galloprovincialis chromosome 9, xbMytGall1.hap1.1, whole genome shotgun sequence, the proteins below share one genomic window:
- the LOC143045268 gene encoding uncharacterized protein LOC143045268: protein MERVMEAYDYDIYGVVFGVVIASCSSCVMFVTSSDLKEKSDYAISGFYLLITLCILSIVSCVSVIGITLNGRHVVANEHTDNTIGLKLKFLYFFGFGSALNQICECLYDHVCRDLTETHTSTVFVTRIILVLFFLTQTCFMKLTLRQQFTQFVWIYIALGILSITNISIWTHFTVNVSHHNNWLFNSSTNRTCSKNSTSNILYKSSRPIMEPMTIEYVLLCCIFIFELWPKIQNRGVCDLLKPNTSSDSAPSLLQNGDNINRRRLNIRLLSATIGFLIILPIVSFKLLDVFTDYQYAVETLVCYCFSNTLLICLLILCFYLIPFESHRLNKTRSFLFVHYILLFGASGFMFFITLSLFNNIYRTDNVDPLIRILAIYMEIAFIILCFLQTTFILHINNYQRNISEQAEYLSIGNISLTIGVIQLGYWSISSFLSASYGMSASHEREFYGKKMYRILFYIFFPFGVFYHFKSFIFFYDIHQRFKIRNHTLL, encoded by the coding sequence ATGGAGAGAGTAATGGAAGCATATGACTATGATATTTATGGAGTCGTTTTCGGAGTTGTTATTGCATCATGCTCAAGTTGTGTTATGTTTGTAACATCGtcagatttaaaagaaaaatcggACTATGCTATATCAGGATTTTACTTATTGATAACTTTATGCATTTTATCGATTGTATCATGTGTTTCAGTCATTGGTataactttgaacggacgtcatGTTGTTGCAAACGAACATACAGATAACACTATTGGGTTGAAGTTGAAATTTCTGTACTTTTTTGGATTTGGAAGTGCGCTTAATCAAATATGTGAATGTCTTTACGATCATGTCTGTAGGGATTTGACGGAAACACATACAAGTACTGTTTTTGTAACAAGAATAATTCTTGTATTGTTCTTCCTAACTCAAACATGTttcatgaaattgacattgcGGCAACAATTTACTCAATTCGTGTGGATTTATATTGCGTTAGGCATTTTGTCtattacaaatatatcaatatGGACCCATTTTACTGTTAATGTAAGTCACCATAACAATTGGTTGTTCAATTCTTCAACCAATAGAACATGTTCTAAGAATAGTAcgtcaaatattttgtataaaagcTCTCGACCAATTATGGAACCTATGACCATTGAATACGTTTTGCTttgttgtatttttatatttgaactcTGGCCGAAAATTCAGAATAGAGGCGTTTGTGACTTACTTAAACCTAATACATCTTCTGATTCGGCACCGTCATTACTTCAAAATGGAGATAACATAAACAGAAGGAGATTAAACATTAGATTGTTATCGGCTACAATTGGCTTTCTAATTATATTGCCAATTGTATCATTTAAACTACTTGACGTTTTTACCGATTACCAATATGCCGTAGAGACTCTTGTGTGTTATTGTTTTTCAAACACACTACTTATCTGCTTATTGATACTATGCTTTTATTTGATACCCTTTGAAAGTCATCGACTCAACAAAACAAGATCATTTTTATTTGTGCATTATATTTTACTATTTGGAGCAAGTGGGTTCATGTTTTTCATTACTCTATCACTGTTCAATAACATCTACAGAACGGACAACGTTGATCCTCTTATTCGAATATTAGCTATTTATATGGAAATTGCCtttatcattttatgttttttacaaACTACTTTCATTCTGCACATTAACAATTACCAACGGAATATAAGTGAGCAAGCAGAGTATTTGTCGATAGGAAACATTAGTCTAACTATTGGAGTGATTCAATTAGGATATTGGAGTATTAGTTCCTTTCTGTCTGCGTCGTACGGTATGTCCGCAAGTCACGAGCGTGAATTTTAtgggaaaaaaatgtatagaattttattttatatattctttcCGTTTGgagtgttttatcattttaaaagttttattttcttctaCGATATTCACCAGAGATTTAAGATAAGAAACCATACACTGTTGTGA